Proteins from a single region of Styela clava chromosome 1, kaStyClav1.hap1.2, whole genome shotgun sequence:
- the LOC120334906 gene encoding uncharacterized protein LOC120334906 yields the protein MNRIKLTTAVVLLLYVVNIESQSAGNYATLKNLGCWRDHRSKIIRSLEGRSDILNAHYKARGDAIQKCARAALSKGYRVFVIQDSGWCGASFDAKRKYFKLGRSTGCGKDGEGGFRANQVYEIVSTVIENSGRTSSSRIVQPGYVFGDINRRRGTGISTVNRREKAMTSSHDFILNDFGCWALPPSGIDSMEGKHIGSLDGHYRYRMMAVQKCAKAVASIGLQIFALHDGGKCLSVTDVQAIVRHNTRRKVCSYTGKGSRSSIQVYEIRYSKTREAPSPLSTSSTTTTTPLPTYTIPYRRVTRTFVAPTITEWYRPTISTRRTILPIPTPRPTSRYIRYTTPPSRTLAWASRTRTIAEKTKEYLHMTDLGCWIYAWNDSIPTLEGSSSVLDGHYSQRSNAVEKCAKVAMRQGYDIFAIQDGGRCVSSRDARRRFAKLGQSEHCRSDGKGGSWVNQVYEAGIVWDVKISGLGCFSSVNTISSLEGTIAILDGPYYLRKDSIRKCAQVAAMRGFPAFALQDGGKCMGSEKAHTVYSTGGVSNSCSRDGKGGFAENEVYEIISNSKIKLRNLGCWKDEAPWAIPGMEQTDADLMDNFKSRKDAISKCARVAKRNGFKVFVIQSGGWCGGSRTANTNYSKYGKSDLCKADGQGGLGANQVYEIVN from the exons ATGAATAGGATTAAGCTGACAACTGCTGTTGTTCTTTTACTTTACGTCGTCAACATTGAGAGTCAAAGTGCAGGAAACT ACGCCACTTTGAAGAACCTCGGTTGTTGGCGGGATCATCGATCAAAGATCATCAGAAGCCTCGAAGGAAGATCGGATATTTTGAACGCACATTACAAGGCTCGCGGTGATGCAATACAGAAATGCGCAAGGGCCGCTCTGTCTAAAg GATATCGCGTGTTTGTAATACAAGACAGCGGATGGTGCGGTGCATCGTTCGACGCAAAACGGAAATATTTTAAACTCGGCAGATCAACGGGATGCGGAAAAGATGGCGAGGGAGGCTTCAGAGCAAATCAAGTGTACGAAATCGTTTCAACAGTCATAG aaaattcagGCCGCACTAGCAGTTCCAGAATTGTGCAGCCAGGGTACGTGTTCGGTGACATCAATCGACGACGAGGAACCGGTATCAGCACGGTTAACCGGAGAGAGAAggcaatgacgtcatcacacg ATTTCATCTTGAATGATTTTGGTTGCTGGGCACTGCCACCCAGCGGAATCGATTCCATGGAAGGAAAACACATCGGTTCACTGGACGGGCACTACAGATACAGAATGATGGCCGTACAAAAATGCGCTAAAGCCGTGGCCAGCATTGG TCTCCAGATATTTGCGCTTCATGATGGCGGGAAATGTCTCTCTGTGACCGATGTACAAGCAATTGTTCGTCACAATACCCGGCGGAAAGTCTGCAGTTACACCGGAAAAGGAAGTCGGTCGTCTATTCAGGTCTATGAGATTAGATATTCAAAAACGA GGGAAGCCCCTTCTCCTCTCTCAACAAGCTCAACAACAACCACTACCCCACTGCCAACATACACAATCCCATACAGGCGGGTCACCCGCACATTCGTCGCCCCCACAATTACAGAGTGGTACAGACCAACTATATCAACCAG GCGCACAATCCTGCCAATCCCAACACCTCGTCCTACATCAAGATATATCAGATACACTACACCTCCGAGCCGGACTCTGGCTTGGGCATCGAGGACTCGCACAATAGCAGAGAAGACAAAAG AATATCTTCACATGACCGACCTGGGATGTTGGATTTACGCCTGGAATGACAGCATTCCAACGTTAGAAGGGAGCTCATCTGTGTTGGACGGACATTATAGCCAGAGATCTAATGCGGTGGAAAAGTGTGCGAAGGTTGCGATGAGACAAGG GTACGACATTTTTGCAATCCAAGATGGCGGAAGGTGTGTATCGTCAAGAGATGCACGGCGAAGGTTTGCAAAACTGGGACAATCTGAACATTGCAGGAGTGATGGCAAAGGCGGATCCTGGGTGAATCAAGTTTATGAAGCGGGAATCGTTTGGGATG TCAAAATCAGTGGACTTGGGTGTTTTTCTTCAGTGAATACGATATCGTCGCTAGAAGGCACTATAGCAATACTTGACGGGCCGTATTATCTCCGGAAAGATTCGATCAGAAAATGCGCTCAAGTAGCTGCTATGAG AGGCTTCCCAGCGTTTGCACTCCAAGATGGTGGGAAATGCATGGGTAGCGAGAAGGCGCATACTGTCTACTCAACAGGCGGTGTTTCAAACTCATGTTCTAGGGATGGAAAAGGTGGATTTGCCGAGAATGAAGTTTATGAGATTATTTCTAACTCAAAGA tAAAACTTCGAAATCTTGGATGCTGGAAAGACGAGGCGCCGTGGGCGATACCGGGGATGGAACAAACAGATGCAGATTTGATGGATAATTTCAAATCAAG GAAAGACGCCATAAGCAAATGTGCAAGGGTAGCGAAGCGCAATGGATTCAAAGTGTTTGTGATACAGAGCGGTGGATGGTGCGGTGGGAGTCGTACGGCCAACACGAATTATTCAAAGTACGGCAAATCGGATCTTTGCAAAGCAGATGGCCAAGGAGGACTCGGAGCAAATCAAGTCTACGAGATTGTAAATTGA
- the LOC120334960 gene encoding uncharacterized protein LOC120334960: protein MASSLEVMRQHQRITSSGMTPPSHYPIPPSAQRRLLSPKALVGSQTPQYGQQNNLLPVGMPGRHSWTAMSSPTSSLLSNRLHRLNLRLSAPTPGEEELCRHWMQNSAKYSRRNNEELTRSSNFPANEKRNLAKTQERPRTVQTPPNHPYKDLLSQRSAEKRKVVVNVTSPNQECVTSSDSDRITSPTTSQRSSGGLRKPVNKFPLRRPSVSSYDRGGESRGNSPAGYKTDLSGNRQSEGMTQPRPPSARPSEARWRNRIRTSHSPLSNTRTNSAGNPRDQRRWSLNDTIMNQQNDSKDDDSAYSSSRDITVNIEKTPNNPNTPVGTPPRSAPNLRNDNFPSSTSKLDASRSYGSKVLVSGQDGRSVLYYHHNKANQRQSEAEESHILRHNTATYCHLLPLRHKASSQQRPKTQPAMNSQRARDSLKRKGTTDQRQQLIENAETKLMQRIMPNTSLSTKEDKTNSVEYHVGPKFYPISLGDYDAINKQRRSITSNQESVMNYVDPEVGQRIVQWLADIEQSPEVYYGFETDILKTHE from the exons ATGGCATCAAGTCTTGAAGTTATGCGACAACACCAAAGGATTACGTCATCAGGAATGACGCCACCAAGTCATTATCCCATACCCCCATCTGCACAGCGACGCCTACTAAGTCCAAAAGCCCTAGTAGGATCTCAGACCCCTCAATACGGCCAACAGAACAACTTGTTGCCGGTCGGCATGCCAG GACGCCATTCGTGGACGGCCATGTCATCACCAACGTCATCGTTGCTGAGCAACCGACTACATCGGCTGAATTTGAGACTAAGCGCCCCAACTCCGGGCGAGGAAGAATTGTGTCGCCATTGGATGCAAAATAGTGCAAAATATAGTCGACGTAATAATGAAGAACTAACACGCAGTTCTAATTTTCCCGCCAATGAGAAACGAAATTTAGCAAAAACACAAGAAAGGCCTAGAACAGTACAG ACGCCTCCGAATCATCCCTACAAAGATTTACTTTCCCAACGTTCAGCCGAGAAACGGAAAGTTGTTGTCAACGTTACGTCACCAAACCAAGAATGTGTGACTTCATCGGATTCTGATCGAATCACTTCACCAACAACTTCACAAAGAAGCTCTGGAGGTCTGCGAAAACCTGTCAATAAG TTCCCCCTCAGACGACCATCGGTATCTAGTTACGACCGAGGAGGAGAAAGTCGAGGTAATTCCCCTGCTGGATATAAAACCGACCTTTCTGGGAATCGTCAGAGTGAAGGCATGACCCAACCTCGTCCCCCGTCTGCAAGACCAAGTGAAGCTAGATGGCGCAACCGAATACGGACTTCTCACTCCCCCCTAAGTAACACCAGAACAAATAGCGCAGGCAATCCCAGAGACCAACGGCGATGGTCCCTGAATGACACAATAATGAATCAGCAGAATGACTCAAAAGATGATGACTCGGCATATTCGTCATCACGTGACATAACGGTTAATATAGAAAAAACACCAAACAATCCAAATACCCCAGTAGGAACCCCTCCTAGGTCGGCTCCGAACTTGCGGAACGATAATTTTCCTTCATCTACCTCAAAATTAGACGCCTCTAGGAGTTATGGTTCCAAAGTATTGGTTTCCGGACAAGATGGCCGATCAGTGCTTTATTATCATCATAATAAAGCAAACCAACGACAATCAGAAGCTGAAGAAAGTCATATATTACGTCACAATACAGCAACTTATTGTCATCTCCTACCTTTACGTCATAAAGCAAGCTCACAACAGCGGCCGAAGACCCAACCTGCTATG AATTCTCAACGAGCCAGAGATTCTTTGAAACGGAAAGGGACCACAGACCAGCGACAACAATTAATAGAAAATGCGGAAACTAAACTGATGCAAAG AATAATGCCGAACACGTCATTATCGACAAAAGAAGACAAAACAAACTCAGTCGAGTACCATGTCGGACCAAAGTTTTATCCAATTTCCTTGGGAGATTATGatgcaataaataaacaaagaaggTCAATCACGAGTAACCAAGAATCAGTAATGAATTACGTGGACCCGGAAGTAGGTCAAAGGATCGTACAGTGGTTAGCAGATATTGAACAAAGTCCTGAGGTCTATTATGGATTTGAAacagatattttaaaaacacaTGAATGA